Proteins encoded by one window of Mycolicibacterium cosmeticum:
- a CDS encoding virulence factor Mce family protein, translating to MLDRLTKLQLSIFAVVTVLTVTAISAFYLHVPAAMGIGTYNITANFVAGGGLYQNANVTYRGVTIGRVEQVGLTDDGVIAHMRLNTDIDVPDNVTATVKSVSAVGEQYIDLVPPGDGEAPATKLLRDGSNIEVAHTAIGQDIAGLLRQADDLVSSVGDSRVQELLKETFKAFNGSGPELSRLIQSSRALVDEANNNYGQTTQLIDQAGPFLEAQIRAGDDIKSSVDGLARFTSEVDKADPQLRSVLQTVPGAVAEANTTFAGIRPTFPQLAANLADFGRIGVIYNKSIEQALVIFPALIAALNTVAGGVPADEGGKLDFKVDLGDPPPCSTGFLPPTAIRSPADTTLRELPADLYCKTAQNDPSVVRGARNYPCQEFPGKRAPTIQLCRDPRGYVPLGSNPWRGPPVPYGTPVEDGRNILPPNKFPNIPPGADYDPGPPAVQLPPGVQPGPGPAPNAPFPLPVPPNDNPPAPPGTFYAPPDQVVPPYGRRPPPPPADAPPVDAPPPPLPAEAPQPQASAPASTTYDPRTGVFADPSGGTGVFASGSDKFSPAENWVDLMMAPKQV from the coding sequence ATGCTGGACCGGCTGACCAAACTTCAACTGTCGATCTTCGCGGTCGTCACCGTGCTCACCGTGACCGCGATCTCCGCGTTCTATCTGCACGTGCCCGCGGCGATGGGTATCGGCACCTACAACATCACCGCGAACTTCGTGGCCGGTGGTGGCCTGTACCAGAACGCCAACGTCACCTACCGCGGTGTCACGATCGGCCGGGTCGAACAGGTCGGGCTGACCGATGACGGTGTCATCGCGCACATGCGGCTCAACACCGACATCGATGTGCCCGATAACGTTACCGCGACGGTAAAGAGCGTCTCGGCCGTCGGCGAGCAATACATCGACCTGGTGCCACCCGGTGACGGCGAGGCCCCGGCCACCAAGCTCCTGCGCGACGGCTCCAACATCGAGGTCGCGCACACCGCGATCGGTCAGGACATCGCCGGGCTGCTCCGCCAGGCCGACGATCTGGTCAGCAGCGTCGGCGACAGCCGCGTCCAGGAGCTGCTCAAGGAGACGTTCAAGGCGTTCAACGGATCCGGGCCCGAGCTGTCCCGGCTCATCCAGTCCTCGCGCGCGCTGGTCGACGAGGCCAACAACAATTACGGCCAGACCACCCAGCTGATCGACCAGGCCGGACCGTTCCTGGAGGCGCAGATCCGCGCCGGCGACGACATCAAGTCCTCCGTCGACGGCTTGGCCCGGTTCACCTCGGAGGTGGACAAGGCCGACCCGCAGCTGCGCTCGGTGTTGCAGACGGTGCCCGGTGCGGTGGCCGAGGCGAACACCACCTTCGCCGGCATCCGCCCGACATTCCCGCAGCTCGCGGCGAACCTGGCGGACTTCGGCCGGATCGGCGTGATCTACAACAAATCGATCGAACAGGCGCTGGTCATTTTCCCGGCCCTGATTGCAGCACTGAACACTGTGGCAGGTGGTGTGCCCGCCGACGAGGGCGGCAAGCTGGACTTCAAGGTCGACCTGGGTGATCCGCCACCCTGCTCGACCGGCTTCCTGCCGCCCACCGCGATCCGCTCACCCGCCGACACCACCCTGCGGGAACTGCCCGCCGACCTGTACTGCAAGACCGCACAGAACGATCCGTCGGTGGTGCGCGGCGCCCGTAACTACCCGTGCCAGGAGTTCCCCGGCAAGCGGGCGCCGACCATCCAGCTGTGCCGTGACCCGCGCGGCTATGTACCGCTCGGAAGCAACCCGTGGCGCGGGCCGCCTGTCCCATACGGCACTCCCGTCGAGGACGGCCGCAATATCCTGCCGCCCAACAAGTTCCCGAACATCCCGCCCGGCGCGGACTACGACCCGGGACCACCCGCGGTGCAGCTACCGCCCGGCGTGCAGCCGGGACCGGGCCCGGCGCCGAACGCACCGTTCCCGTTGCCGGTACCGCCCAACGACAACCCGCCCGCGCCGCCGGGCACGTTCTACGCACCGCCGGATCAGGTGGTGCCGCCGTACGGACGACGGCCACCGCCGCCGCCCGCCGATGCTCCACCGGTGGATGCGCCACCGCCGCCGCTGCCCGCCGAGGCGCCGCAACCCCAGGCCAGTGCTCCCGCGAGCACCACCTACGATCCGAGGACCGGTGTGTTCGCGGATCCGTCGGGCGGCACGGGGGTGTTCGCCTCCGGATCCGACAAGTTCTCGCCGGCGGAGAACTGGGTAGATTTGATGATGGCGCCCAAGCAGGTTTAG
- a CDS encoding MCE family protein, whose product MRHSGKALRSATLRTTALSSGALLVAGCSFGGLNSLDMPGTAGHGPGSYTITVELPDVATLPQNSPVMVDDVTVGSVSGIDAVQRPDGTFYAAVKLSLDGDVNLPENSTATVAQTSLLGSQHVQLAAPEGKAIGKLKQGSNIPLGSIGRYPTTEEVLSSLGVVVNKGNLGALQDITDEAYAAVAGRSGSFAELLPRLAELTSSLDQQTNDIIAAADGLNRFASMLARSKDNLGRTLDTLPNALKVLNDNRSNIVDAFQALQKFATVGARVLSETKTDFAADLKDLFPVIKEFNDNADDVIKDLEFLPTFPFHYKYLRNAVRGDYLNVFVTFDLTARRFGESMFTTSFFDPNMKHLDEVINPPDFLTGAMANLSGQAADPFKIPPGTATQHGGAP is encoded by the coding sequence ATGAGGCATTCGGGGAAGGCGTTGCGAAGCGCGACGCTGCGCACCACCGCGCTGAGCTCGGGGGCGTTGCTGGTGGCCGGTTGTTCGTTCGGCGGGCTGAACTCGCTGGACATGCCCGGCACCGCGGGACACGGTCCGGGGTCCTACACCATCACCGTGGAACTGCCCGATGTGGCGACGCTGCCCCAGAATTCGCCGGTGATGGTCGACGACGTGACCGTCGGCAGTGTGTCGGGTATCGACGCCGTGCAGCGGCCCGACGGTACGTTCTACGCCGCGGTCAAGCTGTCGCTCGACGGGGATGTGAACCTGCCGGAGAACTCGACCGCCACCGTCGCGCAGACCTCGCTGCTGGGCTCCCAGCATGTCCAACTGGCGGCCCCGGAGGGCAAGGCCATCGGCAAGCTCAAGCAGGGCTCGAACATCCCGCTCGGCAGCATCGGCCGCTACCCGACCACCGAGGAAGTGCTGTCCTCGTTGGGTGTGGTGGTCAACAAGGGCAATCTCGGTGCGCTGCAGGACATCACCGACGAGGCGTATGCGGCGGTTGCCGGGCGTAGCGGAAGCTTCGCCGAGCTGTTGCCCCGGTTGGCCGAACTGACCTCGTCACTGGACCAGCAGACCAACGACATCATCGCCGCGGCCGACGGGCTGAACCGATTCGCCTCGATGCTGGCCCGCAGCAAGGACAACCTGGGCCGCACCCTCGACACGCTGCCCAACGCGTTGAAGGTGCTCAACGACAACCGGTCCAACATCGTCGATGCGTTCCAGGCACTGCAGAAGTTCGCCACGGTGGGGGCTCGCGTGCTGTCGGAGACCAAGACCGACTTCGCCGCCGACCTGAAAGACCTCTTTCCGGTCATCAAGGAGTTCAACGACAATGCCGATGACGTGATCAAGGACCTGGAGTTCCTGCCGACCTTCCCGTTCCACTACAAGTACTTGCGCAACGCGGTGCGCGGTGACTACCTGAACGTGTTCGTGACATTCGACCTCACCGCACGGCGGTTCGGCGAATCGATGTTCACCACATCGTTCTTCGACCCGAACATGAAGCACCTCGATGAGGTCATCAACCCGCCGGACTTCCTGACCGGTGCGATGGCCAACCTGTCCGGGCAGGCCGCCGATCCGTTCAAGATCCCGCCGGGTACGGCCACGCAGCACGGAGGTGCCCCGTAA
- a CDS encoding MCE family protein yields the protein MTQYDSTSSRGKWLRGGLAVALVALLAVGVYLVWPSRGGQKVVAYFPTAVGLYPGDDVRVVGVPVGRIDAIQPRADDVKITMTLDPGIKVPADARALIIAPNLVSARFIQLTPAFTGGAALADGAQIGLDRTGVPVEWDEVKEQLTALSAQLGPKDGGVQGPLVAAVNQAADTFDGNGDSFRAALRELSQTAGRLGDSRTDLFGTVRNLQVLVNALSNSNEQIVQFTSHVASVSQVLAASSADLDQTLGVLNQALGDVKGLLHDSNKSLIDSVGKLADFTQILNDHSDDIEQALHITPNGLANFYNIYNPAQGTVGGLLSLPNFANPVQFICGGTFDVGASADNYKRAEICRQRMGPVFKRIAMNYPPVLFHPIDSITAYKGQIIYDTPATEAKAQTPVPYLQWQPAPGVSPPTTGPDGNLSDLILPPPAVPGQISPAGPVPPAPPMGAGASAPAAAPQGAGG from the coding sequence ATGACCCAATATGATTCGACGTCGTCGCGCGGAAAGTGGCTGCGCGGTGGCCTGGCCGTCGCGCTGGTCGCCCTGCTCGCCGTGGGCGTCTACCTGGTGTGGCCGAGCCGCGGTGGGCAGAAGGTGGTCGCCTACTTCCCGACCGCGGTCGGGCTCTACCCCGGGGACGATGTCCGGGTGGTCGGGGTGCCGGTCGGGCGGATCGATGCGATCCAGCCCCGTGCCGACGATGTCAAGATCACGATGACCCTGGATCCCGGCATCAAGGTTCCCGCCGACGCCAGGGCCCTGATCATCGCGCCCAACCTGGTGTCCGCCCGGTTCATTCAGCTGACCCCGGCCTTCACCGGTGGTGCAGCGCTGGCGGACGGCGCCCAGATCGGGCTGGACCGCACCGGCGTGCCGGTCGAGTGGGACGAGGTCAAGGAGCAGCTCACCGCGCTGTCCGCGCAGCTCGGCCCGAAAGACGGTGGCGTGCAGGGTCCGCTGGTGGCCGCCGTCAACCAGGCCGCCGACACCTTCGACGGCAACGGCGACTCGTTCCGCGCCGCACTGCGTGAGCTGTCGCAGACCGCCGGGCGCCTCGGCGACTCGCGCACCGATCTGTTCGGCACGGTGCGCAACCTGCAGGTGCTGGTCAATGCGCTGTCCAACAGTAACGAGCAGATCGTGCAGTTCACCAGCCACGTGGCGTCGGTGTCCCAGGTGCTGGCCGCCAGTTCGGCGGACCTCGACCAGACCCTGGGCGTGCTGAACCAGGCCCTCGGCGATGTCAAAGGCCTGCTGCATGATTCGAACAAGTCGCTGATCGACTCCGTCGGCAAGCTGGCCGACTTCACCCAGATCCTCAACGACCACAGTGATGACATCGAGCAGGCGCTTCACATCACGCCCAACGGTCTGGCCAACTTCTACAACATCTACAATCCGGCCCAGGGCACCGTCGGTGGCCTGCTGTCACTGCCCAACTTCGCGAATCCGGTGCAGTTCATCTGCGGTGGCACCTTCGATGTCGGCGCGTCGGCGGACAACTACAAGCGGGCCGAGATCTGCCGGCAGCGGATGGGGCCGGTGTTCAAGCGCATCGCGATGAATTATCCGCCGGTGCTGTTCCATCCGATCGACAGCATCACCGCGTACAAGGGGCAGATCATCTACGACACGCCCGCCACCGAGGCGAAGGCCCAGACCCCGGTGCCCTATCTGCAATGGCAGCCGGCACCCGGTGTCTCGCCGCCGACAACCGGCCCCGACGGGAACCTCAGTGACCTGATCCTGCCGCCGCCCGCCGTCCCCGGGCAGATCTCGCCAGCGGGTCCGGTGCCGCCGGCGCCGCCGATGGGCGCGGGTGCTTCCGCCCCGGCCGCCGCACCGCAGGGAGCCGGCGGATGA
- a CDS encoding MCE family protein encodes MASPSGNNPLRTGILGIFVVVCLVLISFGYTGLPWYPQGRNYEAYFSDAGGISPGNDVAVSGIKVGKVTSVALAGDQAKVGFTVDRNIKVGNQTLVSIKTDTVLGQKSLSVTPKGNGDSTVIPLGRTTTPYTLNTALQDLGGNVSALDKPKFEQALQTLTDTLHDATPQLRGALDGVASLSRSLNKRDQALEELLMHAKNVSDTLAQRADQVNKLVTDGNLLFAALDERRQALSSLIAGIDDVSQQLSGFVADNKREFEPLLRRLNAVMANLLERREHIGEALKRLPRYATTLGEVVGGGSGFQINLYGLPPASISEVLLDSYFQPGKLPDSLADMLRGYISERTLVRPKSP; translated from the coding sequence ATGGCTAGCCCCAGCGGCAACAACCCCTTACGGACCGGCATCCTCGGTATCTTCGTGGTGGTCTGCCTGGTGCTGATCTCCTTCGGCTACACCGGCTTGCCGTGGTACCCGCAGGGGCGCAATTACGAGGCCTACTTCAGCGATGCCGGCGGCATCTCGCCGGGCAACGACGTCGCGGTGTCCGGTATCAAGGTCGGCAAGGTCACCTCGGTGGCACTGGCGGGCGATCAGGCCAAGGTGGGCTTCACCGTTGACCGCAACATCAAGGTCGGCAACCAGACGCTGGTATCGATCAAGACCGACACCGTGCTCGGCCAGAAGTCACTCTCGGTGACCCCGAAGGGCAATGGCGACTCGACGGTAATCCCGTTGGGGCGCACCACCACTCCGTACACGCTGAACACCGCACTGCAGGACCTCGGCGGCAACGTGAGCGCGCTGGACAAGCCCAAATTCGAGCAGGCCCTGCAGACGCTGACCGACACCCTGCACGACGCCACCCCGCAGTTGCGCGGTGCGCTCGATGGTGTCGCGAGCCTGAGCCGCAGCCTCAACAAGCGTGACCAGGCCCTCGAAGAGCTGCTCATGCACGCCAAGAACGTCTCCGACACGCTGGCCCAGCGCGCCGATCAGGTCAACAAACTGGTCACCGACGGCAATCTGCTGTTCGCCGCCCTGGATGAACGCCGGCAGGCCCTGAGCAGCCTGATCGCCGGTATCGACGATGTCTCACAACAACTTTCGGGTTTCGTCGCGGACAACAAGCGTGAGTTCGAACCGCTGCTTCGCCGGCTCAACGCGGTGATGGCCAACCTGCTGGAGCGTCGCGAGCACATCGGCGAGGCGCTCAAGCGGCTGCCGCGATACGCCACGACGCTAGGTGAAGTTGTAGGGGGAGGGTCGGGATTTCAGATCAACCTCTACGGTCTGCCGCCCGCTTCGATCTCAGAGGTTCTGTTAGACAGCTATTTCCAGCCGGGCAAGCTGCCGGACAGCCTGGCCGACATGCTGCGCGGGTACATCTCCGAGCGCACTCTGGTAAGGCCGAAGTCACCATGA
- a CDS encoding MCE family protein has product MQSQRRTLINVAVFTGAMLLVAAGLVVVFGQFRFASSSGYHANFAEASRLKAGQDVRISGVPVGSVKAVKLNPDNSVDVAFDVNKRYQLYTSTRAVVRYENLVGDRYLEITSGPGELRKLPPGSTIARENTQPALDLDALLGGLRPVLKGLDGSKVNEVSNAVIELLQGQGGAIQNLLASTSSFSQNLANRDQLIGDVITNLNTVLGTVDAKGTQFNASVDELQKLITGLAEGRDPIAGAMGPLSSAENDLTAMLQESRRPLQGVIENARPFLQRADERKADINKVIEPLAENYMRLNALGAYGSFFNIYYCSIRMKINGPAGSDILIPFGGPPDPTKGRCSENG; this is encoded by the coding sequence ATGCAGAGCCAGAGGCGGACGCTGATCAACGTCGCCGTGTTCACGGGGGCGATGCTGCTGGTCGCCGCGGGCCTGGTGGTGGTGTTCGGCCAGTTCCGATTCGCTTCCAGCAGTGGCTACCACGCCAACTTCGCCGAGGCGTCGCGGTTGAAGGCCGGCCAGGACGTGCGCATCTCCGGCGTGCCGGTGGGCAGCGTCAAGGCGGTCAAGCTCAACCCCGACAACAGCGTCGACGTAGCCTTCGACGTCAACAAGCGCTACCAGCTCTACACCTCGACGCGAGCCGTCGTGCGCTACGAGAACCTGGTCGGCGACCGCTACCTGGAGATCACCTCGGGCCCCGGCGAGCTGCGCAAGCTCCCACCTGGAAGCACGATCGCGCGCGAGAACACCCAGCCCGCACTGGATCTGGATGCCCTGCTGGGCGGACTGCGGCCCGTGCTCAAGGGCCTGGACGGATCGAAGGTCAACGAGGTCAGCAACGCCGTCATCGAACTGCTTCAGGGCCAGGGCGGTGCCATCCAGAACCTGCTGGCCAGTACCAGCTCCTTCAGTCAGAACCTGGCAAACCGGGATCAGCTCATCGGTGACGTGATCACCAACCTGAACACGGTGCTGGGCACCGTCGACGCGAAGGGCACCCAGTTCAACGCGAGCGTCGATGAATTGCAGAAGCTCATCACCGGTCTGGCCGAAGGCCGCGACCCCATCGCCGGGGCCATGGGACCGCTGTCCTCGGCCGAGAACGACCTGACCGCCATGCTGCAAGAGTCCCGCCGACCGCTGCAGGGCGTCATCGAGAACGCCCGACCGTTCCTGCAACGGGCCGACGAGCGCAAGGCCGACATCAACAAGGTGATCGAGCCGCTGGCCGAGAACTATATGCGGCTCAACGCACTCGGCGCCTACGGCTCGTTCTTCAACATCTACTACTGCTCGATCCGGATGAAGATCAACGGACCGGCGGGCAGCGACATCCTGATCCCGTTCGGCGGCCCACCGGACCCGACCAAGGGGAGGTGCTCGGAAAATGGCTAG
- a CDS encoding MCE family protein — protein MSSGSAKRSHVRIAASILALIIVAAVVFTYLSYTAAFTKTDTVTVTSQRAGLVMETDAKVKYRGIQIGKVTNIAYAGEQAKLTLDIDRNQMRFIPSNAVVKIGGTTVFGAKSVEFLPPEDPKKTPLQPGTNIAASSVQLEVNTLFQTLTDLLHKIDPVNLNATLTALGEGLRGHGDDLGATMAGLNSYLAQLNPKLPTLQSDISKAGVVANIYGDTGADLATVLDNAPKLSKTIVDEQDNLNAALLAATGFAENGYATLAPAADDYIAAIKRLRALAKVAGDYSPEFGCLFKGVNNAVNNFAPIIGGIRPGLFVASSFLPGAPAYTYPESLPMVNASGGPNCRGLPDVPSKQFGGSWYHTPFLVTDNAYVPYQPNTELQFNAPSTLQFLFNGAYAERDDF, from the coding sequence GTGTCTTCCGGAAGCGCCAAGCGCAGTCACGTCAGGATCGCCGCCTCGATCCTCGCGCTGATCATCGTCGCCGCAGTGGTGTTCACCTACCTCTCCTACACGGCGGCCTTCACCAAGACCGACACCGTCACCGTCACCTCACAGCGCGCCGGTCTGGTGATGGAAACCGATGCCAAGGTCAAGTACCGCGGGATCCAGATCGGCAAGGTCACCAACATCGCCTATGCCGGCGAGCAGGCCAAGCTGACCCTGGACATCGACCGCAACCAGATGCGGTTCATCCCGTCCAACGCGGTGGTGAAGATCGGCGGCACAACCGTTTTCGGTGCCAAGTCGGTCGAGTTCCTGCCGCCCGAGGATCCGAAGAAGACGCCGCTGCAGCCGGGCACCAACATCGCCGCCAGCAGCGTCCAGCTGGAGGTCAACACCCTCTTCCAGACCCTGACCGACCTGCTGCACAAGATCGACCCGGTCAATCTGAACGCCACGCTGACGGCGCTGGGCGAAGGCCTGCGCGGCCACGGCGATGACCTGGGCGCCACCATGGCCGGACTGAACAGCTATCTGGCGCAGCTCAATCCGAAGTTGCCCACCCTGCAGTCCGACATCTCCAAGGCCGGCGTCGTCGCCAACATCTACGGCGACACCGGTGCCGATCTGGCCACCGTGCTGGACAACGCGCCGAAGCTGTCGAAGACGATCGTCGACGAGCAGGACAACCTCAACGCCGCGCTGTTGGCCGCAACCGGGTTCGCCGAGAACGGTTACGCGACGCTGGCTCCGGCCGCCGACGACTACATCGCTGCCATCAAGCGCCTGCGGGCGCTGGCCAAGGTCGCGGGTGACTACTCGCCGGAGTTCGGCTGCCTGTTCAAGGGAGTCAACAATGCTGTCAACAACTTTGCGCCGATTATCGGTGGTATTCGTCCCGGCCTGTTCGTGGCGTCGAGCTTCCTGCCCGGCGCCCCGGCGTACACCTACCCGGAGAGCCTGCCGATGGTGAACGCCTCCGGTGGACCCAACTGCCGCGGCCTTCCGGACGTGCCCAGCAAGCAGTTCGGCGGCAGTTGGTACCACACCCCGTTCCTGGTGACCGACAACGCCTACGTACCGTACCAGCCGAACACCGAACTGCAGTTCAACGCGCCGTCGACGCTGCAGTTCCTGTTCAACGGGGCCTACGCCGAACGGGATGACTTCTGA
- a CDS encoding MlaE family ABC transporter permease: MSYDVTLRVRRFFRGVPRAVDNVGEQALFYGETMRYIPNALTRYRKETIRLVAEMTMGAGALVMIGGTVGVAAFLTLASGGVIAVQGYSSLGNIGIEALTGFLSAFLNVRIVAPVIAGIALAATIGAGTTAQLGAMRVAEEIDAVEAMAVHAVSYLVSTRLIAGLIAIIPLYSLSVLAAFFAARFTTVFINGQSAGLYDHYFNTFLIPTDLLWSFLQAIVMSIAVMLVHTYYGYNASGGPVGVGIAVGQAVRTSLIVVVTITLFISLAVYGASGNFNLSG, from the coding sequence ATGAGTTATGACGTGACACTGCGCGTGCGCCGGTTCTTCCGCGGCGTGCCCAGGGCCGTGGACAACGTGGGCGAGCAGGCGCTGTTCTACGGCGAGACGATGCGCTACATCCCCAATGCGCTGACCCGGTACCGCAAGGAGACCATCCGGCTGGTCGCCGAGATGACCATGGGTGCGGGAGCTTTGGTGATGATCGGCGGAACCGTCGGCGTCGCGGCTTTCCTGACGTTGGCCTCAGGCGGCGTCATCGCCGTGCAGGGCTATTCCTCGCTGGGCAACATCGGCATCGAGGCACTCACCGGCTTCCTGTCGGCCTTCCTCAACGTCCGCATCGTCGCGCCGGTCATCGCCGGTATCGCCCTGGCCGCCACGATCGGTGCCGGTACCACCGCACAGCTCGGCGCGATGCGGGTGGCCGAGGAGATCGACGCGGTGGAAGCCATGGCGGTGCATGCCGTGTCCTATCTGGTGTCGACCCGGCTGATCGCCGGACTCATCGCGATCATCCCGCTGTATTCGCTGTCGGTGCTGGCCGCGTTCTTCGCCGCGCGGTTCACCACCGTGTTCATCAACGGCCAGTCCGCGGGCCTGTACGACCATTACTTCAACACGTTCCTGATCCCCACCGACCTGCTGTGGTCGTTCCTGCAGGCCATCGTCATGTCGATCGCGGTGATGCTGGTCCACACCTATTACGGGTACAACGCGTCCGGCGGGCCCGTCGGCGTGGGGATCGCCGTCGGCCAGGCCGTGCGCACCTCGCTGATCGTCGTCGTCACCATCACCCTGTTCATCTCGCTCGCCGTCTACGGCGCGTCCGGCAACTTCAACCTCTCCGGGTAG
- a CDS encoding MlaE family ABC transporter permease: MIEQLAAPARAVGGFFEMTIDTFVKMWQRPFQFREFLDQTWMIARVSLVPTLLVSIPFTVLVAFTLNILLREIGAADLSGAGTAFGTITQLGPVVTVLVVAGAGATAICADLGARTIREEIDAMRVLGIDPIQRLVVPRVLASTFVALLLNGLVCAIGLAGGYVFSVFLQGVNPGAFINGLTILTGLGELVLAMFKSVLFGLMAGLVGCYRGLTVQGGPKGVGIAVNETVVYAFICLFVINVILTAVGVRVLER, encoded by the coding sequence TTGATCGAACAGCTTGCGGCTCCGGCGCGGGCCGTGGGTGGGTTCTTCGAGATGACCATCGACACCTTCGTCAAGATGTGGCAGCGGCCCTTCCAGTTCCGAGAGTTCCTCGACCAGACCTGGATGATCGCCCGGGTGTCGCTCGTCCCCACGCTGCTGGTGTCCATCCCCTTCACCGTGCTGGTCGCCTTCACCCTGAACATCCTGCTGCGTGAGATCGGCGCGGCCGATCTCTCCGGGGCGGGCACCGCCTTCGGCACCATCACCCAGCTCGGCCCGGTCGTGACGGTGCTCGTCGTGGCCGGCGCCGGCGCCACCGCCATCTGCGCGGATCTGGGTGCGCGCACCATCCGCGAAGAGATCGACGCCATGCGCGTCCTGGGCATCGACCCGATCCAGCGGCTGGTGGTCCCGCGCGTGCTGGCGTCGACGTTCGTGGCGCTGCTGCTCAACGGCCTGGTCTGCGCGATCGGCCTGGCGGGTGGCTACGTGTTCTCCGTCTTCCTGCAGGGCGTCAATCCCGGGGCCTTCATCAACGGCCTCACGATCCTGACCGGACTGGGTGAGCTTGTGCTCGCCATGTTCAAGTCCGTGCTGTTCGGTCTGATGGCCGGCCTGGTCGGCTGCTACCGCGGACTCACCGTGCAGGGCGGCCCCAAGGGTGTGGGCATCGCCGTCAACGAGACGGTGGTCTACGCCTTCATCTGTTTGTTCGTCATCAACGTCATCTTGACCGCCGTCGGCGTCCGGGTCCTGGAGCGGTAG
- a CDS encoding 3-oxoacyl-ACP reductase has protein sequence MESSAALDLSGKVAVVTGAAAGLGRAEAIGLARAGATVVVNDMAAALDRSDVLDEIAAVGSKGVAVAGDISARSTADELVSTADGLGGLGIVVNNAGITRDKMLFNMSDEDWDAVIAVHLRGHFLLTRNAAAYWRAKAKESADGQVYGRIVNTSSEAGLAGPVGQANYGAAKAGITALTLTAARGLSRYGVRANAIAPRARTAMTADVFGDAPELPDGQVDALSPEHVVTLVTYLSSPAADAVNGQLFIVYGPTVTLVAAPTVAQRFHATGDAWDPAELSSALGGFFAERDPEIGFSAAALMGS, from the coding sequence GTGGAAAGCTCCGCTGCGCTCGACCTGTCCGGGAAGGTCGCCGTGGTGACCGGCGCCGCCGCTGGGCTGGGCCGCGCCGAGGCGATCGGTCTGGCCCGCGCGGGCGCGACCGTGGTGGTCAACGACATGGCCGCCGCGCTGGACCGCTCCGACGTGCTCGACGAGATTGCCGCGGTCGGGTCCAAGGGTGTGGCCGTCGCCGGTGACATCAGCGCGCGCAGCACGGCCGACGAGTTGGTGTCCACCGCCGATGGTCTCGGGGGCTTGGGCATCGTCGTCAACAACGCCGGCATCACCCGGGACAAGATGTTGTTCAACATGTCCGACGAGGACTGGGACGCCGTGATCGCGGTGCACCTGCGCGGCCACTTCCTGCTGACACGAAATGCGGCGGCCTACTGGCGGGCCAAGGCCAAGGAGTCCGCCGACGGGCAGGTGTACGGGCGCATCGTCAACACGTCGTCGGAGGCCGGGTTGGCCGGCCCGGTGGGGCAGGCCAATTACGGCGCGGCCAAGGCTGGGATCACGGCGTTGACGCTGACGGCGGCGCGCGGACTGAGCCGGTACGGGGTGCGGGCCAACGCCATCGCCCCGCGGGCGCGCACGGCGATGACCGCCGACGTGTTCGGTGACGCGCCGGAATTGCCCGACGGCCAGGTCGACGCGCTGTCGCCCGAACATGTGGTGACGTTGGTGACCTACCTGAGCTCGCCGGCGGCCGATGCCGTCAACGGGCAGCTTTTCATCGTCTACGGTCCGACCGTCACCCTGGTTGCGGCGCCCACGGTCGCTCAGCGTTTCCACGCGACCGGTGACGCGTGGGATCCGGCGGAGCTGAGCTCGGCGCTGGGCGGATTCTTTGCTGAGCGCGATCCGGAAATAGGATTCTCGGCCGCTGCCCTGATGGGCTCTTGA
- a CDS encoding ferredoxin: protein MRVEVDRDRCEGNAVCVGIAPDLFDLDDDDYAVVKADPVPADQEDLAEQSVAECPRAALIRKD from the coding sequence ATGCGTGTGGAAGTCGACCGCGATCGTTGTGAAGGCAACGCGGTATGCGTGGGTATTGCCCCCGACCTGTTCGATCTGGACGACGACGATTACGCCGTGGTCAAGGCCGACCCGGTGCCGGCCGATCAGGAGGACCTGGCCGAGCAGTCCGTCGCCGAATGCCCCCGGGCCGCCCTGATCCGAAAAGACTAG